The Aspergillus fumigatus Af293 chromosome 5, whole genome shotgun sequence nucleotide sequence CGGGCCATGCCCCTTCTCACCAGCCTCAAGTCTCCCTTCAGCAACAAGCCACGTGTGGCCATCTTGCGTGAGCAAGGTGTTAACAGCCAAGCAGAGATGGCTTTTGCCTTCAATGTGGCTGGATTCTCTGCCATCGATGTCCACATGACCGATATTATCTCTGGCCGCGTGTCCCTCTCCAGCTTTGTCGGCCTTGCCGCTTGTGGTGGTTTCTCCTACGGTGACGTTCTCGGTGCCGGTCAGGGTTGGGCCAAGTCAGTCCTGCTGCACGAAAATACCCGCACTGAgttccagagcttcttccagcgTCCAGACACATTTGCCCTCGGTGTCTGCAACGGTTGCCAGTTCCTCTCCCGTCTCAAGGAATTGATTCCTGGTGCATCCAACTGGCCCAGTTTTGAACGCAACGCCAGCGAGCAATACGAAGGCCGTGTCTGCATGGTTCGTATCTCGGATCCCGACCCGGCCAACCCCAGCGTCTTCCTCCACGGCATGAACGGCTCCTCGCTCCCTATTGCCGTCGCTCACGGAGAAGGTCGCGCTTCGTTCGCTGCAGCTCCCGGCACCTCGGCGCAAGATTTCGTTCATCAAGGCTTGGCCCCCGTCCAGTACGTCGATAACGCGACTCTCAAGCCAACCATGAAGTATCCATTCAACCCCAACGGCAGTCCTGAGGGCATTGCCGGTATTCGCAGCGCCGACGGCCGTGTCTTGGCCATCATGCCTCACCCAGAGCGGACCGTGATGGGCGGTATTGCCAGCTGGCTGCCTCCTAATGCTGAAGAATGGGGTGATATTGGTCCGTGGGGTCGTGTATTCTtcagcgccagaagatggGTTGGCTAAATGTGTGGATTTCATTTGCGGGTTGCTTTCTCTTTGTCTAGTCTGGCCCAAGATTGGGTATGAATGTACAGCGAAAACCAAAACTGTTCGGGAGGGTACTACGTCTTTTTTGGTATATATAAAAAGTATCTACACCTTCATGTGCTTTATGATGAGTCCGATGCCTTGGATGATCAATTCAAATCGTTTTGATGGATTCAACCGGAATACAAGCATATTTACAGCGTTTCTCGATCTTCAATTACGGATTATACTCCCCTTGAGCAAGCCATATCGCTCACATTCTAGTTATGTAGACCTCTGATTCATTGAATAGCAAAACAGTATGGATATCATCGCAAGGTATCATTACAAAAGGATCATCGCGCATCTATTTTAATAGGGCAGGCCAAGCACTAGACAGCTAACCGCTTCTTACGCCACTCCAGCTTCTCAGCCAGAATCTCCCAACTGATCTGACCATCCACACGTCCCACACCCTTCAAACCAGAGGTCAGAAATGCAAGCAACTGGTCAAAACGACCTTTGATATCTCTCAGTCGATGCGCGTAGGGTGTCTCGTAGAAGGAAATGCCGGTGGTATTGCCAACATCCTCGTCCGACTCGTCTTGTgtatcgtcatcatcgtcatcatcacttGGTATCGTGTCGTCGGTGTATGGATCCTGATGCTTCCTGCTGAGGCTTTTTCTGCCTTGCGGAAACTTGGCATGTTTTGTCGGCGTTCTCTGATCGGAGAGCTTGTCCCCGTAGCGTGTTGCCTGGATGTCTGCAAAGTACACGCAGAGATCTAGAAGGCTGATTGTGGTTTGGTAAAGAGGTGATAGATTGCTGGAGAGGAGGCATTGGTCTTCCAGAGAGGACATATACGCACAATGAGCCGCGATCATTGCATCGACATCCTTTGTGGCGGAGAGAGACTTGCGCAAGGACTCTGTCGCTGTGGAGATGACAAAGTCCGTAATGTGGCTGTAGAGGGTGTTCAGGAACCAGAGCATGTGGTGCCGAAGGGAATAGCTCAGTGCGTTGCTGCTCCTGTCACGGGAGAATTCGTCCGTCTCATCGGCGTATTTCAGACGCTGTTTTACGATCAAGTGTTTTGCTCGGCGTATCTGCATCAGAAATGTCGAGATGCGCCGGTAACGATGGATGGCGTCTTTGGGGATGATGTTCGCGATGGGCCAGGGGAGGATGTAATCGAATGAGATGGTTTTGAGGGCCTTAACTGAGCGGCTGCGTCCTTGCGAATCCTGGTGTGAGCGGACAATTATTCTGGAGTGGTCGATGAAAGGCATGCTGCTAAACGCGCTCTGTGCGAGTTCGGTGAGGAGATACCTGTCGCTCCAGGTGCCTCTGCCGCGATCCATGAGGTCAAAGACCTTGTTGTCGATAATAGCTGACACACTGAGGTCCTTGCAGAGGTAGATGTGTTCCAAGGCTTGGAGGGATCTCCACAGCCCGCATTGCTGGTCAAGCTCTTTCCGTAGCAAATCGGACGCAAAGGAGTGGTTAGcctcgacgagcttgccAATAGCGGACTCGCATATGGCGGCAAAGGGAAGACAGAGTAAGGAACTTGATTCATCACCATAGGTATGTTCCAAAGTAAGGGTAATCGCCTTCGAATCTCCCATTGTCTCTAGAGCATTCAAGTGTTGTAGAAAGACCATGCTTTTACCCGTAGTGAAAATTTTTTGAGCAACAGGTCTCATAAATTGTGGAAGCCCACATGAGTCGTCCACAGCATACCAGTCGCGCCAAAGGGACCGCAGATCTTTATCGTCACGTTGGTCTATTATGAAAGATACCCCTTCTCTTGGATCCAGTCGTCCCTCCTCCATCCAACGACGAATCGGACGAATGTAGGTTTCGAGACATGAAAAGAACAACTTTGCCAGAAAAGTGAACTCAACATCGTCCCCTGTAGCTTGCTTCATGCATACCACATCGTACAATAGGTCAAGGCACCGTACACCGTCATCTGGAGAGTCATACTCGAGATTGGAGATCAAATCGGCCAGAAGCACGAGCATCGCTGATGCGGTGCGAACGTCTTCGGCCAGTTGTAATAGGCTGACAGAAAAAGGGGCTCCTTGCGAAATGCACTGAGTTTGCACTTCCGACAAGAACGCATCGAATTGGCTCAAGCAGTCCTCAACACATCGGTGAAAGGTTTGCATATAGGGAACAACCTGGGTAATCTTGACGAAGCGTCTTACAACATCTAGCCTGGCGCCAATCATGCTGAATGACCGCAAAAGCGAAGATAGGGCCTCACTCGAAGTGTGTGCAAGAGTATACCGTCGATCAACCTCGATGTTGTCATCGAGTCGCCAGAATAAAGACGTGGGCAAACCCTGCAACATAAACAGTGTTTCTCTTACAATTTGAAGCTCCGTGATCACACGGCAGGAAAGCTTCCCGACTTGGTTGGATTCCGCATGCTTCCTAGGCTTCCAGAATTGAGCTTCTCTAACGGAGTCCACAAGAGCCATATCCGTTCCAGGAGAAAAGACTTCATCGGGAATTTCATAGTCTTCTTCGGAGGCAATGGGACTGGAAGGTAGTGTCTGTGGGATTGGGGCGTCACTGCGCCCCGAAGAcgcaagatcatcatcttcttcggaTGAGGAATCTGCGCCGAAATCTACACATTCCCAGATATCTTCATCACAGTACGCGGATCCCGAAGCATCCAACTCCGTCCAGGAGAGTTGCTTCGCGCCTTCGTCAACCTTGGGCTTGGGGAGTCGGTCTACCCGCGAGAATACAGCCGGGTGAGAAGAGAGCTGTAAAAGGAAAGATAGTATCTCGGGAAACCATGACTTATGGTGTTCATCTAACTCAGTCAAGCGATTCCGGAGTGCGTCCGCCAGATCATCTCTATTAAGTACCTGGAATTTCTCCTGCAGGCCCTCTAGCTGTTTTGAGACCGCGAACTGGTCAGTCCGGACATGAGAGGCGGATTTCAACGTGTCTTCGACATGATGCTTTAGATGTTTGAGTCGTGACGTATTCTAGATACTAGCATTAGCAACAGCGGAGCGCTCAAAGCAATGACAGTGTCCCATACAGTCGGATCGATCTTGGTGATACCCAAAATTAGCTCATCCGTTAGCACACTAATTTCCTCGGGGAGAGTCATCTCGACGCGTGTTGCATTTGTAATCGGTCAGCGTAGAAGTTGGAAGTTAGGAGGGATTCTCCCCGAGTGTTCCCCATCGTTGTTTCATCGGCAACCCCTTCTGGTGGCTCCTAGGACATTGGATCGAGCCCGGGTTACGCGGCATCCAGGCCTGTAGACGTCAACGAATGTCTCTCCGTCTGTTCCCTGGAACGTGACGTGTTGCTTATTTATTGCTACGCTATCCCTCTTTGGGATAAGCGGTATTTGGTCCGACAGAGATAGAGTCGCCAGAGGAGGGAAGAAGTTGACGACAGCAGCCAATTTTCCTCTTACTTCCCTCTGGCTATCGGTTATCGCAATCAAGCAGTCAACATGGCTGTGGCGAGGCCTATACGCATGATAGGTGCAGCATGCATCCTACTGTGTCTCTTTCTGATCTTTCAGGTCAACCAAAGTCACGGCCCATCCTTCATTAGTAAGGGGTCAAAGGAGTATAATGGCATGAAGAGAGATCCCCTTCTAGATCGTGAGTCTCACCTGGGTTTCTCTGGAATTCTTGCCTTAATACTTCTCTTCTCGATTTCGCGACTCTTGCACGTACTGATGAAATTGCCTTTGCAGCAACCGGCGAACCCGAAGGTCATTTATGGCGAGCCGACGACAACGACTATGCCCCCAACAGCGCCCATTCCGCCCGCACGAACGCTGCTCTCATTTCCCTCGTCCGTAATGAAGAGCTAGAAGATCTTATATCGACGATGAAAGACTTGGAGCGGACATGGAATAGCAAATTCAACTACCcctggatcttcttcaacgacAAGCCCTTTACGGAAGAATTTAAAAAGCGCACACAAGCAGAGACGAAGGCCAAGTGCTATTATGGTATTTGCGCCCAATTTTACTTCTACTCAATGAAAGAAACCTGACAAAAAGTGTCCAGAACAAGTGCCAAAGGAACACTGGGACCCTCCGGAATGGATCAACATGGAACTCTTCCGCGAGTCTGCGGCCATCCTCACTGAACAGAAGATCCAATACAGCGATAAACTCTCGTATCATCAAATGTGTCGGTGGAATAGTGGCATGTTCTACAAGCATCCCGCTCTTAAGAACTACAAGTACTACTGGCGTGTTGAGCCGAAGGTCCAGTTCTTCTGCAATGTTGATTACGATGTATTCCGATTCATGGAGGATAGAAACCTCACTTATGGTTTCACCATCAATCTTTTCGACGATCCCAAAACTGTTCCCACCCTCTGGCCAGAGACCAAGAAGTTCCTAGCTGCAAACCCCTCTTATCTCTCCAGCAACAACATGATGGGATGGTTGACGGACGACTCACTGCGGCCAGACCACACCGAGGCGGCGAATGGATACTCTACCTGCCACTTCTGGTCGAACTTTGAAATCGGTGACTTAGATTTCTTCAGAGGAGAGCAGTACGATGCCTATTTCAACCATCTTGACCGTGCCGGTGGTTTCTTCTACGAGCGATGGGGCGACGCTCCAGTTCATTCGATTGGTTTGGGACTGTTTGCAGACGCAGCCAAGGTTCACTGGTATGTTACTTCTTGATCGAGTTGACGCTCAAAGCTAactttcattttctttcccagGTTCCGTGACATTGGATACAATCACATTCCCTACTATAACTGTCCCAATTCACCCAAGTGCTCTAAATGCACCCCTGGGCAATTCTACGCGGGCGCACCTTTCCTCGCCAAGGAAGACTGCAGACCCAGCTACTTTAAGCATGTGGGGATGCATTAACCCATGAAATTGTTTCTTAATTCCTGAAGATTCATCATATGACATGCAATGTGTATAACTGCAGACGCAATTGTCATGACCCACACCATATATCATACCCAGcattgatgacgatgagagCTTGAAAACCTTTTTCCTTTCAAGACCATAGTGGCGTTCCCAGGGGAGTGGTTCTGAGTTACTTGTTGTATTTTCTTTGTCTTAATACTTGTCATTTATATGTCAGCCGTGTGTTGCTACCTTGAGAGGATCGCTGGACCGGCCTTCATTGTACCTATGTTCTTATATTCATGTCCGTGTACTAAGAATTTAATGGGATTTGCGCTTCAACGATTTCTTAGTCGTTTTGTCGACTGTACGTCAGGAGTTCGGGTCTTCACTTGGTGACAGTAGAAAAAGGACAACCCCTCAAGATTCCTTCGCTATCCTCAATAGTACAAAGCACAAGCAAACGTCACAAGCTTTATAATAGTAGCACTGGTATAGAAAAGCACATGTGCGCCTCCATTCAACCCCCGAGTCGAGAGGCACCAGGTCAGAAATGGATAATTAAGCAGCCAACCGGACCGTGGAGACCTTTCTCCAACTGTATTCTAAAGTATGTATACAGCTTTCCTATCTTATCAATTTAACAAAGAAACGGGGTTCTTGCGGGCGTTTGTCTGGGACGAACGCATCTATTCCTCGTTGGGGTAGAGCTCCTCCCGCAGAGCAACACCGAGCTCCTGGCGCAGACCCTCCAGGCTCTCGAGGTACTGCTTGTACTGGTCCTGAGTCTCAACCTTGGCCTTGATACCTGTTCAAGTACATATACATGAGTGCCTGTGTGTGtagagcagaagaaaagcaagagGCGCACCTTCAAAAATCCGGACAGCAGTGGGGAAGTCGTTGACACGGCGGGCAGCCCTCAGAGCAGCTGAGAGGACCTCGACGGAGGGGACGAGATCATAAGCGAAGCAGTTGTTGAGGTTACGCTGTAACGGAGAAATGATCAGCGTCATATACCGTggacagaagagaaagccAATACAGTTTGCTACTCTTCATCATATGATTCCGAGAGCGGACTGTGGTGATGTGACACGAATATGCTGTATGTGAGAGTAGGTTAGGTCAGGCTTACCTGGAGCTCGAAGACATCCTGAACACCATCGAATTCCTTCTCAAATCTGTCCAATGCCGAGTCAGTGTCCGCAAATTCCCATAATTAAACGGCTGCTTGTCCAAGTCGGGAATCGGCATCACAAGTATTATCCGATCCGGGTGAGAAGGTCCCTGCGATCGCCCTTTCATGCCTTTTCTCGCTCAAATCGCATCCAATGGTTTGCTAATTGTGATAGCATACCTAGCAGAGAATTCCTCGTATGTCTCATCCTCGTGGGCACCGGACAGACgcttggtggtggtgctgaaGCTGGGACGGTTGAGGGCCAGAGCAGCCGGGACCTGCACGCGGGACCGGGGGAATTGAGGAGCTCTGATGAAGCCGGAAGGGCGGACGGCGCGTGTGGCAACACGGAAGAGAGACAAGGACGCCATTGCGAGAAAAATGAAATAGGAGGGGAGGGTGGTTTAATTGACGTGCCTTTTGGGGGGAGTGGAGGACGACGGCAAGACGTAGATGAGGTTGGAAGTTAGAGGATAAGCCGGCTGTCGCTAGGATTTTGCGGGTGGTGTGAGGTTGTGGATGCCTCAGGTTTTCTCCGATCGCTGTCATGATTGACCATTTGCGGCTCCCGTGCATGCCCGATGCAAgtgatgcctcaggcaccacAGCTGTTAACCTGCTTTGATTGCATTTTGTCATTTGTGATTGGCCAGAACATAGTCAATCTGATTGGTCAACCGTAATAACATGAGTTTCCAAGTCGCTGGGGCAGTTGTTGATAAACGAAAATCCTCCGTGTTGACCATGATTATTTCTGCATTGAGTTGATTACTTTATTCACCGTTCTATCATATGCAACAACTAGTAGCTCCAGCCTTTCCGGTGTAACTACGTGCGAGTTGTAGGCTTAGTCCAAGAACAGACCAGAAATTCCCACATCTAGAGATGCAGATGACTAGTGGAAGTCATCAAGTCACCCCCccatatatatatcatcCGTCGGATTATGCTGGTTTCCAAGGATTATACTTTCCCCTGGCGGAGTTCAGCCAATTGTAGCATCTCTGTTAAGTTTCATTGCGCTGTTGATGCAGCTGCCGGGAGACAAGACCAACCCAGTTGCAAGAATATGTTCATCAGCATGACCGCATTGATACTCACTTTGACCACCACGAGACTGTGGCACTGATTATTAATTGACCTCCACGCTGGATGTCGGATTAGGATTTATACTCCCTTTGAAAATTTAGGATTTCGGTTTGCTTCAGTCTTCTAAACAACATCTGGCTGCGTCGACGTTTGCGAAACACTGCATGTCTCAAGTCCACTATGGCCCAGCCCGAAGCCGAAAATACAAAACGTTGGAGTGTATAGTCACTCATTGGATGCTTTTAGGAATCAATGCAACGATTGTGTAGTAGGAGTCGAACATCAACGGTCGTAAAATATGGCCTAGTCCGTTCctcatactccgtacttctcAGTCATTTCGCCATTGAAACCTAGAGTGCAACATGAGCATCACATTGCAAGCCTCATGTTATGCTAGTCTGGGCTTCCTCTGATTCCCTATCAGCTAACATGTGGATTGGAACTTAACCAAAAATTAAGACGCCCCATTGTTGAACGAGTCCAAAGTTTCTACCGTGGTACTACCCTCGACTCCCATTTTGTATTACTTGACCAGTCATGGGCAGCCAATTCTCATCTGTAGGAGAGCAATGACATCTAAAACACCAAGATAGCTTCAACCAGTTGAATTCGAGTTTGTTTCAATTTCAACTTTCTTTTGCACTATTGTTTGTGATGTTTGGCAAATCAAGCATGTGAAAGCCGGCTTAATGTGTAGTTCCAGATGACCATGCTCCTCTATAATATCAACCGATTTGGGGGCCAACATGAAGGGTGACACCACAAGAGTGGGATAATGACTGATATAATTACCTCTCCCATACTCACTATGAATACTTAAGACACAGAATCTACATAAGTAAGACTTATAATGTTGCCTGCTGGATACACGCGGAAGTTCAGAAGCACATGATCCGCTAAGAGAAACCTGGACAGTGCCCCTTATTTTCCTTCTTATTCAGTCGACCGAGGCAGCGCTAGTCCCCGTTGGGCGACTGCGGACACGCCGGAAGACCCGAAAAAGAAGGGGACGATCGGCCATTGGGCGCTTCTGATTGGATGGCTTTTAGTTTTCCTCTCTCCTTGCGGATCAAGCCTAAGGTACCAGCCTAGGAAGCAGCAGCCTCTTCCACGTCTCGTCTCATCTCATCGTTGTCTTCAAAAAAACTCCCTCCaactttctcttccctctatCTATTCCGTTGCAACCTCCCACATTTCCTGCGTCATATTTATTCTTCTtattctccttcttcctcctgttttTACTActtccctttctcttctccaattctACTCTTCGTTAGTCACTCATTGAGTGCTCTTCTTGTTTGCGCTCTTCCCTCGCCGCGTCGACGGCACCAACAAAAAGTCGGGGTCGTTTCTAAGGGGTTCCTCTCCAGTTAACGTTGCCCTGCTGTTCAATTATCTACGACCTATTTCGGCAATAGATACGTCTCCTACTATTCATCATGGCGCTCGAGTTTCTGCAGAACTTGCCCCGTCCGACAATTGATCGGCCATTTGGCATTCACCTATGGCCTATTTTCGACAAGGCTTTCGAGACTGTTGTGGGCTATCCAGCCAGCGAGTTCAAGTTTGTCGAAGGTGTGACTCCAATGTCTACCTTTAAGGAGACAGCGATTGCACTCGTGGCCTactacatcatcatcttcggtGGTCGCGAGTTGATGAAGAACCGCCCGGCTTTTAAGCTCAACACACTGTTCATGATCCACAACTTCTACCTGACCGCGATCAGCGCGACTCTTCTCGCTCTCTTCATTGAGCAGCTTTTGCCTACGCTCTACAGACACggtctcttcttcaccattTGTGATCACCAGGGTGGATGGACCCAGCCCCTCATTGTCCTGTACTATGTAAGTGTTCTCCTGATCTCTAGGCTTGAAGTGCTGGCCGGCTGACAGGGAGGACAGCTCAACTATCTGACCAAGTACCTCGAACTTCTCGATACCGTCTTCCTGTTcctcaagaagaagcccttgaccTTCCTTCATACCTACCACCATGGTGCCACCGCCCTTCTGTGCTACACTCAGCTTATCGGTTTGACTGCTGTCCAATGGGTTGTCATTGATATCAATCTGCTTGTTCACGTTGTCATGTACTGGTACTACTTCCAGAGTGC carries:
- a CDS encoding cytochrome c oxidase subunit VI is translated as MASLSLFRVATRAVRPSGFIRAPQFPRSRVQVPAALALNRPSFSTTTKRLSGAHEDETYEEFSARFEKEFDGVQDVFELQRNLNNCFAYDLVPSVEVLSAALRAARRVNDFPTAVRIFEGIKAKVETQDQYKQYLESLEGLRQELGVALREELYPNEE
- a CDS encoding elongation of very long chain fatty acids protein, which gives rise to MALEFLQNLPRPTIDRPFGIHLWPIFDKAFETVVGYPASEFKFVEGVTPMSTFKETAIALVAYYIIIFGGRELMKNRPAFKLNTLFMIHNFYLTAISATLLALFIEQLLPTLYRHGLFFTICDHQGGWTQPLIVLYYLNYLTKYLELLDTVFLFLKKKPLTFLHTYHHGATALLCYTQLIGLTAVQWVVIDINLLVHVVMYWYYFQSARGIRIWWKEWITRLQIIQFVIDLGFVYFASYTYFSSTYFPWAPNMGKCAGEEFAAFSGIAIISSYLFLFISFYIATYKKTAKTGRPRRNTGKQSLVDMKNFEVPSVTPAANSKATSNGAAVASGRANGPVTRSRKA
- a CDS encoding glycosyltransferase family 15 protein — encoded protein: MAVARPIRMIGAACILLCLFLIFQVNQSHGPSFISKGSKEYNGMKRDPLLDPTGEPEGHLWRADDNDYAPNSAHSARTNAALISLVRNEELEDLISTMKDLERTWNSKFNYPWIFFNDKPFTEEFKKRTQAETKAKCYYEQVPKEHWDPPEWINMELFRESAAILTEQKIQYSDKLSYHQMCRWNSGMFYKHPALKNYKYYWRVEPKVQFFCNVDYDVFRFMEDRNLTYGFTINLFDDPKTVPTLWPETKKFLAANPSYLSSNNMMGWLTDDSLRPDHTEAANGYSTCHFWSNFEIGDLDFFRGEQYDAYFNHLDRAGGFFYERWGDAPVHSIGLGLFADAAKVHWFRDIGYNHIPYYNCPNSPKCSKCTPGQFYAGAPFLAKEDCRPSYFKHVGMH